One segment of Poecile atricapillus isolate bPoeAtr1 chromosome 5, bPoeAtr1.hap1, whole genome shotgun sequence DNA contains the following:
- the LOC131579948 gene encoding UDP-glucuronosyltransferase 1-6-like, with the protein MVHPGGFAIFQTNPLLSLHGPSYKGGSGSLRSRTLWFTPTEMALFYQGAGVLLLLALSVILAEGGKILVVPQDGSHWLSMRPVVEKLQQKGHQVVVVVPSTSLYMKSKEPQNYTVKVYPIPYTDEYLDEMLKTYINVHFLEQSVLNVVLTSYQSTIAISSIFFTNCKSLLQNEELMQDLKASKFDVVFTDPILMCGPLVAEYLSVPSIYFLRGFPCGMDSAATRCPSPPSYVPRLFLDNSDSMMFSQRVKNMLVHLLELFYCKPIYDNFEELAYELFKKKVTATELLSRGSFWLMRYDFVFEFPRPVMPNMAFIGGINCVQRRKLSQVQNFLWFL; encoded by the exons ATGGTACACCCTGGTGGCTTTGCCATCTTT CAAACAAATCCCCTGCTTAGTCTGCATGGACCATCATATAAAGGAGGGTCTGGATCCCTGCGGAGCAGAACCCTCTGGTTCACGCCCACGGAAATGGCTCTTTTTTACCAAGGTGCCGGGGTACTTCTTCTCCTGGCACTGTCTGTAATCCTGGCTGAAGGTGGGAAGATCCTGGTGGTACCCCAGGATGGAAGTCACTGGCTCAGCATGCGCCCAGTAGTGGAGAAACTGCAGCAAAAGGGACACCAAGTTGTTGTGGTTGTACCCTCAACCAGTCTGTATATGAAGTCAAAGGAGCCTCAGAATTACACAGTGAAAGTGTATCCAATCCCTTACACAGACGAATACTTGGATGAAATGCTCAAGACCTACATTAATGTCCATTTTCTTGAACAATCTGTTTTGAATGTTGTTCTTACCTCGTATCAAAGCACGATAGCGATCTCCTCGATCTTCTTCACCAACTGTAAGAGCCTGCTTCAGAACGAAGAGCTGATGCAGGACTTGAAAGCGAGCAAATTCGATGTGGTTTTCACAGATCCCATCCTGATGTGTGGGCCCCTGGTGGCTGAGTATCTTTCTGTTCCTTCCATCTACTTCCTGCGGGGCTTTCCCTGCGGAATGGATTCCGCTGCTACCCGGTGTCCAAGCCCTCCCTCCTATGTCCCCAGGTTATTCTTGGATAATTCAGACAGCATGATGTTTTCCCAACGGGTGAAGAACATGCTGGTCCATCTGCTGGAGCTCTTCTACTGTAAGCCTATCTATGATAACTTTGAAGAACTTGCCTACGagcttttcaaaaagaaagtgaCAGCGACAGAACTCCTGAGCCGTGGATCCTTCTGGCTGATGAGATACGATTTTGTGTTTGAGTTCCCGAGACCAGTGATGCCAAACATGGCTTTTATCGGAGGGATTAACTGTGTTCAGAGGAGAAAACTGTCTCAGGTACaaaattttctttggtttttataG
- the LOC131579950 gene encoding UDP-glucuronosyltransferase 1-6-like, whose protein sequence is MHPTVAFQSTFRLQPAGEISSTAPTPAHMALRLCCAWVSILLLLPSLLDGGKLLVVPMVGSHWLSLQEVVEELSKRGHEVVVLVPEVSWQMETTQAYKVVTYPVSQTLEELDNAFQEYIAAHLTEKPFPLNLLAMYRASMNSFSTLFGQCKDLFRSQETLSFLNQSGFDAILTDPISMCGVILGHHLSLPLAFVMRGFPCDLHFAAAQSPSPLSYIPRLFSFNSDHMTFFQRVENALISLLELGYCNGFFGEALQLSSEVLQRDVSLTDLVDSAAVWILRSDFVFEYVRPVMPNMVFVGGINCAKKKPLHKISFLLFDWLMESPLNLIRKTKNATIN, encoded by the exons ATGCACCCTACAGTTGCTTTCCAAAGCACCTTCAGGCTACAACCTGCAGGAGAAATCTCTTCCACGGCCCCTACTCCAGCTCACATGGCTCTGAGGCTTTGCTGTGCCTGGGTTTCcatcctccttctcctgcccaGCCTCTTGGATGGAGGGAAGCTCCTGGTGGTGCCCATGGTGGGAAGCCACTGGCTGAGCTTGCAAGAAGTGGTGGAGGAGCTGAGCAAGAGAGGACACGAGGTGGTGGTGCTGGTTCCCGAGGTGAGCTGGCAGATGGAGACGACGCAGGCCTACAAGGTGGTCACGTACCCAGTGAGTCAgaccctggaggagctggataATGCCTTCCAGGAATACATTGCTGCGCACCTGACAGAGAAGCCTTTCCCCCTGAATCTCCTGGCAATGTACAGGGCCTCGATGAACTCTTTCAGTACTTTATTTGGGCAGTGCAAGGACCTGTTCCGCAGCCAGGAGACCCTGAGTTTCCTCAACCAAAGCGGCTTTGATGCCATCCTGACGGATCCAATCTCCATGTGCGGGGTCATCCTCGGCCATcatctctcccttccccttGCGTTCGTCATGAGGGGGTTCCCTTGCGACCTGCACTTTGCAGCCGCACAGTCCCCGAGCCCTCTGTCCTACATCCCGAGACTCTTCAGCTTCAACTCAGACCACATGACTTTTTTCCAGAGAGTGGAAAACGCCCTGATTTCCCTCCTGGAGCTTGGGTACTGCAACGGTTTCTTTGGGGAAGCACTTCAGCTTTCCTCAGAAGTTCTTCAGAGGGATGTGTCCCTCACGGACCTTGTGGACTCCGCCGCCGTTTGGATCCTGAGGTCTGACTTTGTGTTCGAGTACGTCAGGCCTGTGATGCCCAACATGGTCTTTGTTGGGGGGATCAACTGTGCTAAGAAGAAACCGCTGCATAAG atttcttttttgctcTTTGACTGGCTTATGGAGAGCCCTCTAAACCTGATAAGGAAGACAAAGAATGCAACTATTAACTAG
- the LOC131579468 gene encoding UDP-glucuronosyltransferase 1A1-like: MLLALLLPFLCLLSPAAAGKLLVIPMEGSHWLSMKKVLLELSKRGHEIVVIAPDNTLLIDSSGVYELKTYPVPFTKEDMEEHIRSTTARTFSQEPFLVRFWKLLGDYKKSGTLFHASCKSLLYNQELMQYIRDSHFDALLTDPMSPCGQIIALHFSIPSVFFLRLVPCAFEVRAAQGPDPPSYVPRIFSGNTDHMTFSERVKNFLIALSESFICNIAYSPFEELASEFLQKPMTMTELLSHGSIWLRRIDFVFEYPMPVMPNMVFIGGIHCGEKKKLLSQVSGWLGELVAVTPLPDPSEVFDRDVSSLSRRETIYKSLK; this comes from the coding sequence atgctgctggcactgcttcTCCCCTTCCTGTGCCTCCTGAGCccggctgctgctgggaagctgctggtgaTCCCCATGGAGGGCAGCCACTGGCTCAGCATGAAAAAAGTGCTGCTCGAGCTGAGCAAGAGAGGGCACGAAATCGTGGTCATTGCACCGGACAACACACTCCTGATTGATTCCTCGGGTGTCTACGAACTgaaaacctaccctgtgccatTCACAAAGGAGGATATGGAAGAACACATACGGTCTACTACTGCAAGAACTTTCAGCCAAGAGCCTTTCCTGGTGAGATTCTGGAAGCTTTTGGGAGATTACAAGAAGAGTGGGACCCTTTTTCATGCTTCCTGCAAGTCCTTGCTGTACAACCAAGAGCTGATGCAGTACATCAGAGACAGTCACTTTGATGCCCTGCTCACAGATCCCATGTCACCTTGTGGGCAGATCATTGCCCTGCACTTCTCCATCCCCAGCGTTTTCTTCCTGCGGCTGGTTCCGTGTGCCTTCGAGGTTCGCGCCGCTCAGGGCCCAGACCCACCATCCTACGTGCCACGCATTTTCTCGGGAAACACCGACCACATGACCTTCTCCGAGAGGGTGAAGAACTTCCTGATTGCCCTTTCCGAGTCCTTCATCTGCAACATTGCCTACTCTCCGTTTGAAGAGCTGGCCTCAGAGTTCCTCCAAAAGCCAATGACAATGACAGAGCTTTTAAGTCATGGATCCATCTGGCTGAGGAGGATCGACTTTGTCTTTGAGTATCCCATGCCTGTCATGCCCAACATGGTTTTCATTGGAGGCATCCACTGTGGAGAGAAGAAGAAGCTGTTATCTCAGGTCAGTGGCTGGCTGGGAGAGCTTGTGGCAGTCACACCTCTGCCTGATCCAAGTGAGGTGTTTGATAGGGATGTATCTTCTCTCTCCCGGAGGgagactatttacaagagcCTGAAGTGA
- the LOC131579951 gene encoding UDP-glucuronosyltransferase 1-6-like, with amino-acid sequence MGGSGSLRSRTLWFTPTEMALFYQGAGVLLLLALSVILAEGGKILVVPQDGSHWLSMRPVVEKLQQKGHQVVVVVPSTSLYMKSKEPQNYTVKVYPIPYTDEYLDEMLKTYINVHFLEQSVLNVVLTSYQSTIAISSIFFTNCKSLLQNEELMQDLKASKFDVVFTDPILMCGPLVAEYLSVPSIYFLRGFPCGMDSAATRCPSPPSYVPRLFLDNSDSMMFSQRVKNMLVDLLELFYCKPIYDNFEELAYEVFKKKVTATELLSRGSFWLMRYDFVFEFPRPVMPNMAFIGGINCVQRRKLSQVQNFLWFL; translated from the exons ATGG GAGGGTCTGGATCCCTGCGGAGCAGAACCCTCTGGTTCACGCCCACGGAAATGGCTCTTTTTTACCAAGGTGCCGGGGTACTTCTCCTCCTGGCACTGTCTGTAATCCTGGCTGAAGGTGGGAAGATCCTGGTGGTACCCCAGGATGGAAGTCACTGGCTCAGCATGCGCCCAGTAGTGGAGAAACTGCAGCAAAAGGGACACCAAGTTGTTGTGGTTGTACCCTCAACCAGTCTGTATATGAAGTCAAAGGAGCCTCAGAATTACACAGTGAAAGTGTATCCAATCCCTTACACAGACGAATACTTGGATGAAATGCTCAAGACCTACATTAATGTCCATTTTCTTGAACAATCTGTTTTGAATGTTGTTCTTACCTCGTATCAAAGCACGATAGCAATCTCCTCGATCTTCTTCACCAACTGTAAGAGCCTGCTGCAGAACGAGGAGCTGATGCAGGACTTGAAAGCGAGCAAATTCGATGTGGTTTTCACAGATCCCATCCTGATGTGTGGGCCCCTGGTGGCTGAGTATCTTTCTGTTCCTTCCATCTACTTCCTGCGGGGCTTTCCCTGCGGAATGGATTCCGCTGCTACCCGGTGTCCAAGCCCTCCCTCCTATGTCCCCAGGTTATTCTTGGATAATTCAGACAGCATGATGTTTTCCCAACGGGTGAAGAACATGCTGGTCGATCTGCTGGAGCTCTTCTACTGTAAGCCTATCTATGATAACTTTGAAGAACTTGCCTACGAGgttttcaaaaagaaagtgaCAGCGACAGAACTCCTGAGCCGTGGATCCTTCTGGCTGATGAGATACGATTTTGTGTTTGAGTTCCCGAGACCAGTGATGCCAAACATGGCTTTTATCGGAGGGATTAACTGTGTTCAGAGGAGAAAACTGTCTCAGGTACaaaattttctttggtttttataG
- the LOC131579952 gene encoding UDP-glucuronosyltransferase 1-6-like: MALRLCCAWVSILLLLPSLLDGGKLLVVPMVGSHWLSLQEVVEELSKRGHEVVVLVPEVSWQMETTQAYKVVTYPVSQTLEELDNAFQEYVAAHLTEKPFPLNLLAMYRASMNSFKTLFGQCKDLFRSQETLSFLNQSGFDAILTDPIFMCGVILGHHLSLPLAFVMRGFPCDLHFAAAQSPSPLSYIPRLFSFNSDHMTFFQRVENALISLLELGYCNGFFGEALQLSSEVLQRDVSLMDLVDSAAVWILRFDFVFEYVRPVMPNMVFIGGINCAKKKPLHKVMFLHLQIVHFPMKSHSVVSVNGSKHGYGYNVTPLHLVSQT, from the exons ATGGCTCTGAGGCTTTGCTGTGCCTGGGTTTCcatcctccttctcctgcccaGCCTCTTGGATGGAGGGAAGCTCCTGGTGGTGCCCATGGTGGGAAGCCACTGGCTGAGCTTGCAAGAAGTGGTGGAGGAGCTGAGCAAGAGAGGACACGAGGTGGTGGTGCTGGTTCCCGAGGTGAGCTGGCAGATGGAGACGACGCAGGCCTACAAGGTGGTCACGTACCCAGTGAGTCAgaccctggaggagctggataATGCCTTCCAGGAATACGTTGCTGCGCACCTGACAGAGAAGCCTTTCCCCCTGAATCTCCTGGCAATGTATAGGGCCTCGATGAACTCTTTCAAGACTTTATTTGGGCAGTGCAAGGACCTGTTCCGCAGCCAGGAGACCCTGAGTTTCCTCAACCAAAGCGGCTTTGATGCCATCCTGACGGATCCAATCTTCATGTGCGGGGTCATCCTCGGCCATcatctctcccttccccttGCGTTCGTCATGAGGGGGTTCCCTTGCGACCTGCACTTTGCAGCCGCACAGTCCCCGAGCCCTCTGTCCTACATCCCGAGACTCTTCAGCTTCAACTCAGACCACATGACTTTTTTCCAGAGGGTGGAAAACGCCCTGATTTCCCTCCTGGAGCTTGGGTACTGCAACGGTTTCTTTGGGGAAGCACTTCAGCTTTCCTCAGAAGTTCTTCAGAGGGATGTGTCCCTCATGGACCTCGTGGACTCCGCCGCCGTTTGGATCCTGAGGTTTGACTTTGTGTTCGAGTACGTCAGGCCTGTGATGCCCAACATGGTCTTTATTGGGGGGATCAACTGTGCTAAGAAGAAACCGCTGCATAAGGTAATGTTCCTTCACCTACAAATTGTACATTTCCCAATGAAAAGTCATTCTGTGGTTTCA GTCAATGGCTCTAAGCACGGCTATGGTTACAACGTGACACCCCTGCACTTGGTGTCACAGACTTAG
- the LOC131579466 gene encoding UDP-glucuronosyltransferase 1A1-like, whose product MLVALLLPFLCLLSPAAAGKLLVIPMEGSHWLSMKKVLLELSKRGHEIVVIAPDNTLLIDSSGVYELKTYPMPLMKEVVEEHIRSFTSKSFSQEPFLVRFWKLLAEYRQSGAIFHASCKSLLYNQELMQYIRDSHFDTLLTDPVSPCGQIIALHFSIPSVFFLRLVPCAFEVRAAQGPDPPSYVPRMFSENTDHMTFSERVKNFLIALSESFICNIAYSPFEELASEFLQKPMTMTELLSHGSIWLRRIDFVFEYPMPVMPNMVFIGGIHCGEKKKPLSQVSGWLGELVAVTSLPDPSELFDKDISSLSRRETIYKSLK is encoded by the coding sequence ATGCTGGTGGCACTGCTTCTCCCCTTCCTGTGCCTCCTGAGCccggctgctgctgggaagctgctggtgaTCCCCATGGAGGGCAGCCACTGGCTCAGCATGAAAAAAGTGCTGCTCGAGCTGAGCAAGAGAGGGCATGAAATCGTGGTCATTGCACCGGACAACACACTCCTGATTGATTCCTCGGGTGTCTACGAACTGAAAACCTACCCTATGCCACTGATGAAGGAGGTTGTAGAAGAACACATTCGCTCCTTTACTTCAAAATCTTTCAGCCAAGAGCCTTTCCTGGTGAGATTCTGGAAGCTTTTGGCAGAGTATCGGCAGAGCGGTGCCATCTTTCATGCTTCCTGCAAGTCCTTGCTGTACAACCAAGAGCTGATGCAGTACATCAGAGACAGTCACTTTGATACCCTGCTCACGGATCCTGTGTCACCTTGTGGGCAGATCATTGCCCTGCACTTCTCCATCCCCAGTGTTTTCTTCCTGCGGCTGGTTCCGTGTGCCTTCGAGGTTCGCGCCGCTCAGGGCCCAGACCCACCATCCTACGTGCCACGCATGTTCTCGGAAAACACCGACCACATGACCTTCTCCGAGAGGGTGAAGAACTTCCTGATTGCCCTTTCCGAGTCCTTCATCTGCAACATTGCCTACTCTCCGTTTGAAGAGCTGGCCTCAGAGTTCCTCCAAAAGCCAATGACAATGACAGAGCTTTTAAGTCATGGATCCATCTGGCTGAGGAGGATCGACTTTGTCTTTGAGTATCCCATGCCTGTCATGCCCAACATGGTTTTCATTGGAGGCATCCACTGTGGAGAGAAGAAGAAGCCGTTATCTCAGGTCAGTGGCTGGCTGGGAGAGCTTGTGGCAGTCACATCTCTGCCTGATCCAAGTGAGTTGTTTGATAAGGATATATCTTCTCTCTCCAGGAGGgagactatttacaagagcCTGAAGTGA
- the LOC131579953 gene encoding UDP-glucuronosyltransferase 1-6-like, with amino-acid sequence MVTTTLWFTPTEMALFYQGAGVLLLLALSVILAEGGKILVVPQDGSHWLSMRPVVEKLQQKGHQVVVVVPSTSLYMKSKEPQNYTVKVYPIPYTDEYLDEMLKTYINVHFLEQSVLNVVLTSYQSTIAISSIFFTNCKSLLQNEELMQDLKASKFDVVFTDPILMCGPLVAEYLSVPSIYFLRGFPCGMDSAATRCPSPPSYVPRLFLDNSDSMMFSQRVKNMLVDLLELFYCKPIYDNFEELAYELFKKKVTATELLSRGSFWLMRYDFVFEFPRPVMPNMAFIGGINCVQRRKLSQVQNFLWFL; translated from the exons ATGGTTACAAC AACCCTCTGGTTCACGCCCACGGAAATGGCTCTTTTTTACCAAGGTGCCGGGGTACTTCTCCTCCTGGCACTGTCTGTAATCCTGGCTGAAGGTGGGAAGATCCTGGTGGTACCCCAGGATGGAAGTCACTGGCTCAGCATGCGCCCAGTAGTGGAGAAACTGCAGCAAAAGGGACACCAAGTTGTTGTGGTTGTACCCTCAACCAGTCTGTATATGAAGTCAAAGGAGCCTCAGAATTACACAGTGAAAGTGTATCCAATCCCTTACACAGACGAATACTTGGATGAAATGCTCAAGACCTACATTAATGTCCATTTTCTTGAACAATCTGTTTTGAATGTTGTTCTTACCTCGTATCAAAGCACGATAGCAATCTCCTCGATCTTCTTCACCAACTGTAAGAGCCTGCTGCAGAACGAGGAGCTGATGCAGGACTTGAAAGCGAGCAAATTCGATGTGGTTTTCACAGATCCCATCCTGATGTGTGGGCCCCTGGTGGCTGAGTATCTTTCTGTTCCTTCCATCTACTTCCTGCGGGGCTTTCCCTGCGGAATGGATTCCGCTGCTACCCGGTGTCCAAGCCCTCCCTCCTATGTCCCCAGGTTATTCTTGGATAATTCAGACAGCATGATGTTTTCCCAACGGGTGAAGAACATGCTGGTCGATCTGCTGGAGCTCTTCTACTGTAAGCCTATCTATGATAACTTTGAAGAACTTGCCTACGagcttttcaaaaagaaagtgaCAGCGACAGAACTCCTGAGCCGTGGATCCTTCTGGCTGATGAGATACGATTTTGTGTTTGAGTTCCCGAGACCAGTGATGCCAAACATGGCTTTTATCGGAGGGATTAACTGTGTTCAGAGGAGAAAACTGTCTCAGGTACaaaattttctttggtttttataG
- the LOC131579461 gene encoding UDP-glucuronosyltransferase 1-6-like, giving the protein MALRLCCAWVSILLLLPSLLDGGKLLVVPMVGSHWLSLQEVVEELSKRGHEVVVLAPEVSWQMETTQAYKVVTYPVSQTLEELDNAFQEYIAAHLTEKPFPLNLLAMYRASMNSFKTLFGQCKDLFRSQETLSFLNQSGFDAILTDPIFMCGVILGHHLSLPLAFVMRGFPCDLHFAAAQSPSPLSYIPRLFSFNSDHMTFFQRVENALISLLELGYCNGFFGEALQLSSEVLQRDVSLTDLVDSAAVWILRFDFVFEYVRPVMPNMVFIGGINCAKKKPLHKVMFLHLQIVHFPMKSHSVVSGSSSLLTFFFLFLFMIEFNQLWVVVFHRLKSQVS; this is encoded by the coding sequence ATGGCTCTGAGGCTTTGCTGTGCCTGGGTTTCcatcctccttctcctgcccaGCCTCTTGGATGGAGGGAAGCTCCTGGTGGTGCCCATGGTGGGAAGCCACTGGCTGAGCTTGCAAGAAGTGGTGGAGGAGCTGAGCAAGAGAGGACACGAGGTGGTGGTGCTGGCTCCCGAGGTGAGCTGGCAGATGGAGACGACGCAGGCCTACAAGGTGGTCACGTACCCAGTGAGTCAgaccctggaggagctggataATGCCTTCCAGGAATACATTGCTGCGCACCTGACAGAGAAGCCTTTCCCCCTGAATCTCCTGGCAATGTACAGGGCCTCGATGAACTCTTTCAAGACTTTATTTGGGCAGTGCAAGGACCTGTTCCGCAGCCAGGAGACCCTGAGTTTCCTCAACCAAAGCGGCTTTGATGCCATCCTGACGGATCCAATCTTCATGTGCGGGGTCATCCTCGGCCATcatctctcccttccccttGCGTTCGTCATGAGGGGGTTCCCTTGCGACCTGCACTTTGCAGCCGCACAGTCCCCGAGCCCTCTGTCCTACATCCCGAGACTCTTCAGCTTCAACTCAGACCACATGACTTTTTTCCAGAGGGTGGAAAACGCCCTGATTTCCCTCCTGGAGCTTGGGTACTGCAACGGTTTCTTTGGGGAAGCACTTCAGCTTTCCTCAGAAGTTCTTCAGAGGGATGTGTCCCTCACGGACCTTGTGGACTCCGCCGCCGTTTGGATCCTGAGGTTTGACTTTGTGTTCGAGTACGTCAGGCCTGTGATGCCCAACATGGTCTTTATTGGGGGGATCAACTGTGCTAAGAAGAAACCGCTGCATAAGGTAATGTTCCTTCACCTACAAATTGTACATTTCCCAATGAAAAGTCATTCTGTGGTTTCAGGAAGTTCATCGctattgacttttttttttttatttctgttcatgATTGAATTCAACCAGCTTTGGGTAGTTGTTTTCCACAGGCTGAAATCCCAAGTCTCTTGA
- the LOC131579954 gene encoding UDP-glucuronosyltransferase 1A1-like, with the protein MLLALLLPFLCLLSPAAAGKLLVIPMEGSHWLSMKKVLLELSKRGHEIVVIAPDNTLLIDSSGVYELKTYPMPLMKEVVEEHIRSFTSKSFSQEPFLVRFWKLLAEYRQSGAIFHASCKSLLYNQELMQYIRDSHFDALLTDPVSPCGQIIALHFSIPSVFFLRLVPCAFEVRAAQGPDPPSYVPRIFSEYTDHMTFSERVKNFLIALSESFICNIAYSPFEELASEFLQKPMTMTELLSHGSIWLRRIDFVFEYPMPVMPNMVFIGGIHCGEKKKPLSQVSGWLGELVAVTPLSYPSEVFDRDVSSLSRRETIYKSLK; encoded by the coding sequence atgctgctggcactgcttcTCCCCTTCCTGTGCCTCCTGAGCccggctgctgctgggaagctgctggtgaTCCCCATGGAGGGCAGCCACTGGCTCAGCATGAAAAAAGTGCTGCTCGAGCTGAGCAAGAGAGGGCACGAAATTGTGGTCATTGCACCGGACAACACACTCCTGATTGATTCCTCGGGTGTCTACGAACTGAAAACCTACCCTATGCCACTGATGAAGGAGGTTGTAGAAGAACACATTCGCTCATTTACTTCAAAATCTTTCAGCCAAGAGCCTTTCCTGGTGAGATTCTGGAAGCTTTTGGCAGAGTATCGGCAGAGCGGTGCCATCTTTCATGCTTCCTGCAAGTCCTTGCTGTACAACCAAGAGCTGATGCAGTACATCAGAGACAGTCACTTTGATGCCCTGCTCACGGATCCTGTGTCACCTTGTGGGCAGATCATTGCCCTGCACTTCTCCATCCCCAGCGTTTTCTTCCTGCGGCTGGTTCCGTGTGCCTTCGAGGTTCGCGCCGCTCAGGGCCCAGACCCACCATCCTATGTGCCACGCATTTTCTCAGAATACACCGACCACATGACCTTCTCCGAGAGGGTGAAGAACTTCCTGATTGCCCTTTCCGAGTCCTTCATCTGCAACATTGCCTACTCTCCGTTTGAAGAGCTGGCCTCAGAGTTCCTCCAAAAGCCAATGACAATGACAGAGCTTTTAAGTCATGGATCCATCTGGCTGAGGAGGATCGACTTTGTCTTTGAGTATCCCATGCCTGTCATGCCCAACATGGTTTTCATTGGAGGCATCCACTGTGGAGAGAAGAAGAAGCCGTTATCTCAGGTCAGTGGCTGGCTGGGAGAGCTTGTGGCAGTCACACCTCTGTCTTATCCAAGTGAGGTGTTTGATAGGGATGTATCTTCTCTCTCCAGGAGGgagactatttacaagagcCTGAAGTGA
- the LOC131579955 gene encoding UDP-glucuronosyltransferase 1-6-like, with amino-acid sequence MVHPGGFAIFQTNPLLSLHGPSYKGGSGSLRSRTLWFTPTEMALFYQGAGVLLLLALSVILAEGGKILVVPQDGSHWLSMRPVVEKLQQKGHQVVVVVPSTSLYMKSKEPQNYTVKVYPIPYTDEYLDEMLKTYINVHFLEQSVLNVVLTSYQSTIAISSIFFTNCKSLLQNEELMQDLKASKFDVVFTDPILMCGPLVAEYLSVPSIYFLRGFPCGMDSAATRCPSPPSYVPRLFLDNSDSMMFSQRVKNMLVDLLELFYCKPIYDNFEELAYELFKKKVTATELLSRGSFWLMRYDFVFEFPRPVMPNMAFIGGINCVQRRKLSQVQNFLWFL; translated from the exons ATGGTACACCCTGGTGGCTTTGCCATCTTT CAAACAAATCCCCTGCTTAGTCTGCATGGACCATCATATAAAGGAGGGTCTGGATCCCTGCGGAGCAGAACCCTCTGGTTCACGCCCACGGAAATGGCTCTTTTTTACCAAGGTGCCGGGGTACTTCTTCTCCTGGCACTGTCTGTAATCCTGGCTGAAGGTGGGAAGATCCTGGTGGTACCCCAGGATGGAAGTCACTGGCTCAGCATGCGCCCAGTAGTGGAGAAACTGCAGCAAAAGGGACACCAAGTTGTTGTGGTTGTACCCTCAACCAGTCTGTATATGAAGTCAAAGGAGCCTCAGAATTACACAGTGAAAGTGTATCCAATCCCTTACACAGACGAATACTTGGATGAAATGCTCAAGACCTACATTAATGTCCATTTTCTTGAACAATCTGTTTTGAATGTTGTTCTTACCTCGTATCAAAGCACGATAGCGATCTCCTCGATCTTCTTCACCAACTGTAAGAGCCTGCTTCAGAACGAAGAGCTGATGCAGGACTTGAAAGCGAGCAAATTCGATGTGGTTTTCACAGATCCCATCCTGATGTGTGGGCCCCTGGTGGCTGAGTATCTTTCTGTTCCTTCCATCTACTTCCTGCGGGGCTTTCCCTGCGGAATGGATTCCGCTGCTACCCGGTGTCCAAGCCCTCCCTCCTATGTCCCCAGGTTATTCTTGGATAATTCAGACAGCATGATGTTTTCCCAACGGGTGAAGAACATGCTGGTCGATCTGCTGGAGCTCTTCTACTGTAAGCCTATCTATGATAACTTTGAAGAACTTGCCTACGagcttttcaaaaagaaagtgaCAGCGACAGAACTCCTGAGCCGTGGATCCTTCTGGCTGATGAGATACGATTTTGTGTTTGAGTTCCCGAGACCAGTGATGCCAAACATGGCTTTTATCGGAGGGATTAACTGTGTTCAGAGGAGAAAACTGTCTCAGGTACaaaattttctttggtttttataG